Proteins encoded within one genomic window of Mycolicibacterium monacense:
- the bphC gene encoding biphenyl-2,3-diol 1,2-dioxygenase, with translation MTVLKSLGYVTVQTADIDRWRHFAFQVLGFAEGSGPDDSCLYLRMDERAARIIVRPGDTDRIVTVGWEVRDHAALEQVKRDLDAAGTPFKQLSLEEADARRVEEVIAFEDPAGTALEVFHGAVLDHSPVVTPFGARFVTGAQGLGHVVLPALDVNGVFEFYTGVLGFRSRGAFRVPVPPEFGPVRVRFLGINERHHSLAICPASTVRDPGLVHLMVEVDSLDAVGQALDRVAADGYQLSSTLGRHTNDKMVSFYVRAPGDWDIEFGTEGMRVDETYYTAEEITADSYWGHQWVGDLPAAMRP, from the coding sequence ATGACAGTGTTGAAGAGCCTCGGCTACGTCACCGTGCAGACCGCCGACATCGACCGGTGGCGGCACTTCGCCTTCCAGGTTCTGGGTTTCGCCGAGGGCAGCGGACCCGACGACTCGTGTCTCTATCTGCGGATGGACGAGCGGGCCGCCCGCATCATCGTGCGCCCCGGTGACACCGACCGGATCGTCACCGTGGGCTGGGAGGTGCGCGACCATGCGGCGCTCGAACAGGTCAAGCGCGACCTGGATGCGGCAGGGACGCCGTTCAAACAGCTCTCGCTCGAAGAGGCCGACGCCCGCAGGGTCGAGGAGGTCATCGCGTTCGAGGATCCCGCGGGCACCGCACTGGAGGTGTTCCACGGGGCGGTGCTCGACCACAGCCCCGTCGTGACGCCGTTCGGAGCCCGATTCGTCACCGGCGCACAGGGTCTCGGCCATGTGGTGCTGCCCGCACTGGACGTGAACGGGGTCTTCGAGTTCTACACCGGGGTGCTGGGCTTCCGGTCCCGCGGGGCGTTCCGCGTTCCCGTACCGCCCGAGTTCGGCCCGGTTCGGGTGCGCTTCCTCGGCATCAACGAACGCCACCACAGCCTGGCGATCTGCCCCGCGTCGACCGTGCGTGATCCCGGTCTGGTGCACCTGATGGTGGAGGTGGACAGCCTCGACGCCGTCGGCCAGGCGCTGGACCGGGTGGCCGCCGACGGATACCAGCTGTCCTCGACACTGGGCCGGCACACCAACGACAAGATGGTGTCGTTCTACGTCCGCGCACCCGGCGACTGGGACATCGAATTCGGCACCGAGGGGATGCGGGTCGACGAAACCTATTACACCGCTGAGGAGATCACCGCCGACAGCTACTGGGGCCACCAGTGGGTGGGTGACCTCCCCGCGGCGATGCGCCCGTGA